AGGCCGCACTCCGTGTCGTGGCAGCCTGTTTGGCGTAAGTAGGTGGCGGCTACGTTACTTTGCGGACGAGCGACCAGAGTTTGTCACGGACTGTGTCCGGAATGAATCGCGCGAGGACACTGACACGGGCGACAGTGCCAACCGGAACGCGAGGAACGGGTTTGGTCGCGCTTGCGGCGTTGACGATGTCTTCGGCCACTCGTTGCGGTGAGACCGCACCGGGACCGTCGCCGCCGATGGCTTCGGTGTCATCGAACATGCCGTAGAAGTCGTCGTAGGCTTCGCTGCGCTCGGCGGCGTCGACTTCATCTCCGGCCCGGTCCGAAAAGTTGGTCTGGACCGGTCCCGGTTCGATCAGGACGACATCGATCCCGAACTGCTCTACTTCTGCGCGGAGCGCATCGGACATCGCTTCGAGGGCGAACTTCGAGCCACAGTAGGTGCCGCCGCCGGGGAACGAGACGCGGCCCGCGACAGAGGAGATGTTGATGATCGTCCCCGACTCCTCGCGGCGCATATGGGGTAACACGGCACGAATGAGTCGATGCGGACCGTAGACGTTGACTTCGTACTGTTTTTCGACCTGTTCGACTGGGATATCTTCGACCGGGCCGAACTGGCCGAAGCCAGCGTTGTTGACCAGACAGGTGATGACGCCCTCCTCGTCGAGGATGCGGTCGACCACGCGGTCGACGTCGTCTTGGCTGGTGACATCCAGTCGGTCAGTTTTACAGCCAGTGTCTTCGAGCGCCTCGATATCGGCCGGGTCACGCGCGGTCGCATACACCGTCCACCCCTCCTCGTTGAAGGCGAGAGCGGTGGCCCGCCCGATACCGGACGAACAGCCAGTAATGAGTACCGTCTTCGGTTGCACATGCGTGCTTCTGCCCCGTGGATGTTAATTATACGCCTTTTGTCGACTGAACAGTGACCCGATACTAACGATCCGATTTGACCTCGTCAGCGTAGCTGTCGGCCAACCGCGTCGGCTCGGGGAGTTTGTAGCCGCCGCCGAGGGCGGCCACGAGGTCGACCGTTGTCTCGGCGCTCACTCGGTGGCCGGGACTGACGTAGAGGGGATTGATATGGCGACTCCCTGATTCGTACTGTCTCGACTGGTAGGCGTAGCCGATGATTGTGCCGGCTGGGCAGTCGACGCGACCCGTCGCTTCGATTGGGGTGCGCCACCCCTCCGGTCTGTTCTCTACTGACTCCCACGGCTCACCACACAGCAGGCTCTTTGCGATGCCAATAGCCGGAATGTCGAAGACGACACCCATGTGGGTTGCCAGCCCAGCCTGTCGGTAGTGAATCCGCCCGCTGCCGTCGAAACAGGCGAGATCCGGCTCACAGTCGAGCGTGGCGAAGGCCTCAACAATCGCTTCGCCCTCCCGAAACGAGAGTAAGCCGGGTATATACGGGACCGAAAGCTCGGTGACCGCGTGAGTCCGTTCGATTATGTCGCCGTCTCGGAGTGCAACGATAGCGCTGATCGCGGTATCGTCGACAAATGCTTGGTCGACGCCAGCGATGATGGGTGACTCTTGATTGGCGGTCGGTGCCGGGTTCTCAGCCGAGGTCAGCGTCGACTGCGTAGAGTCTGTCGACGTGAGGGACTCTGTCGACTGGGTAACCGTGGCCGGATCAAACGACAATCGATCAGTAAACTCGGCTTCGGCCGCGATCTCCCGCTGGAGCTCCTCCATCGTAGACCGGGAAAGCGTCGGATCGGGGACGAGATCGGGTCGAACCGGGTGCATCGATTAGAACCGTCGACGGCCGCCACCGCCGCGGCCGCCGAACTGGAGTTGGTTCGGAACGCGAACCTCTCCCTTGAGCTTTCGGCCGTACCAGAGGCCGATCACGAGGCCGACGAGATGGGCGAAGTGGGCGACGTCCCCCATGCCGACGGTCCCGGCGGCCGACGGGTCGATGAGGAACAGCACCGAAATGGCCGCAAACCCGAATGTCAATATATAGAGCGGGATCGGGAGGACGAAAAACAGCAGTACCTTCATATCGGGGTTGAGGATCGTCAGCACGCCCAGAATGGCAAAGACGGCACCACTGGCTCCGAGAACTGGCGTGTAGTCTCCGGTGAGGAGTGCGACACCGACATGGCCGAGTCCAGCGGCCATCCCTGCACCGAGAAACAGCAAGAGGAATTTCTTCGAGCCGGTGTAGCGCTCGACAATCGGCCCGAAGAAAAACAGGGCAATACTGTTTGCTGCAAGGTGGTAGAGCCCACCGTGGGAGAAAATCGAGGTGATCCACGTCCAGAGATACTCGGGGTGGGCTGGCGACAGCGTGAACACCGCTGTGAAGACAGCGGGACCGAACAGTACGTTGACGATCAACTGCAGGAGGAATGTGATCCACATCAGCCCCAACAGCGTATAGGCCATGTTGCCACGGAAGTAGCTCAGTGGCCCTCCGGTGCCGGTTAGCTTGTCGACCATTCCTCGTGCTTTCGACGTTCGGCCGCCGGATTCGACGGAATCGTCGAACCCACTGTCGAAGACGCCGCTGGGATCGTCCCAGTCGTCGAGCCCCGGACAGTCGTGGTTCTCGGGGAGCCGATGGGCCGCACAGAACGTCTGGCCACAGCGCCGACACTGATAGGGCATGTTCTCATCCGCGCCACACGCATCGCATTTCGCCATTAGCAGTACCTAACGGCGGCGGGATCAAAGGAGTTTGGCTCTCGTGTGCCTAGGCGACTCACTCGCTGTCGGCTGTGGCAGTCTCGCTCTCGTCGTCCTCGGGGTCGAAGTTCGTCGGGACAACAGTGAGATGCTGTATTCCGAAACTCGGTTGGGATGCTGCCATCACACTCACCGTTTCGGGCTGTCAGCCCAAATAATTACCCATGCGCATACCGTATTCCGCGTGGTGTCAGTATGCGTGAGACACATCCGTGGCTGTAGATGAGGAGAACAACAACGAAAACAGCAGGTTGTGTCGACTGTTAGAACTTCTCGTCGTAGAGCTCTTGGCTGTGCTCGATGGCGTCAACTGCGGCCTGTTTGTCTTCCCAGCCAAGGATTTCGGCCTCTTTGCCGTCTTCGAGGTTCTTGTAGGTGCTGAAGAACTCGGTGATCTCGTCTTGCTTCTGCTGGGGGAGATCGGCGAGATCTTCGATGTGGTCGTAGCGTGGGTCCTCAGTCGGGACGGCGATGACTTTGTCGTCCTGCTCGCCGCTGTCGTCCATCTTCATCAGCGCGACAGGGCGGGCTTCGACCACACAGCCGGGGAACGTCTGGTCTTTGACCAACACGAGCACGTCGAGTGGGTCGTCGTCGTCGTACCACGTTCGCGGGATGAAGCCGTAGTCAGAGGGGTAGTGAACGTTCGAGTGGAGCACGCGATCCAGCACGACTGCTGGAATATCCTTGTCGTACTCGTATTTGTTCCGGTCGCCTTTCAGACATTCGACGACAGCGTGAATCGTCTCGGGCGCATCAGGTCCCGTTTCGAGCGTTTTCCAAAGGTTCGTCATTACGTATACCGGTTCCGAGACCCAGCAAAAAGTCCTTTCGGGACCCAGTCGACTGTCGTGTCATCCTCACACATACTTCAGTCGACTGGGAGACCGACCACCTCTAAACAGTCAACATATCGTTTGTTTATTTGATAATTAAGCAATTTAGTCGGAAAATAGTTAATAAGTTTATCATTTATTGGAGCGCTCAAACCGTGCAACTGCGCTCAGTCGCCATGATAATAGGGTGTTTAAGCCGGTAATACGCCGATCTCTGATGACAAATGCAGAAATCGAGGTCTGAGTACCGAAGTTTTAAATAGCATGATGACATTTAGCCAACTATGTCAGAGGCACAATCAGTTAGCGACGAATTAGATCTGGCACGCGACCTGACCGCGTTCCAGCAGAACATCCTCGTGATCCTCTCGGAGGAGCCACGATACGGACTCGCCATCAAGCGCGAGCTCGAAGACTACTACGGGACGGAAGTCAACCACGGTCGGCTTTACCCCAACCTCGATGACCTCGTCGAGATGGATCTCGTCGAGAAAAGCGAACTCGACAAGCGGACCAACCAGTACGAACTCACCGAACTGGGGTACAAAGCCATCCTCGGCCAGTTCGAATGGAAGCTTTCGAAGTTCGTCACCGACCACGACCGCGCACAGGACATCTACGACCTGGTCGACGCCCTCAAATAACCGGTCACTCTGACGCCGGACTTGGGCAGTCGGCTTCGGAGACAGCAAAGACATGTTCGAGGGAGGTCTCGACGACCTCCTGCTGCTTTTTATCGGGCCACGCGTTACGCTCGTAGTACTCAGTAGTGAACTCTTCAATTTGTTCGTCGGTCGCGCTGTCGACACGGGCCAGATAGTGGTTTCCCATGAAATCCGCAAACGCTCGCACGTTTTCGGCATGCTCCGGGTCGTACTCCTCGGCGACCGCCTCGACGAGGGCGTCGTTGTGGGCTTCGATCTCCTCGAACGTTCCCTCGTCGTGGGCGTCCCCGAGTGGGATTTCGACCGCACGGTCGGTGTCCTCGATGCGGTCGAGGACGACTGTGCCGTCGTCGAGCCACTCGTCGGGATACAACACGAGCGTTTCGTCTTCCTCACGGACACGCGCCGTATAGGCGTGGGCAGCGAGGGCCTCCTCGCGCCGCTGGCGGTAGGCATCGGCTTCATCGCTGTTGCCCACCTGCCGGGCTAGTTTGGTCAGTCGCTCTGCGTCCTCGACAGTGTCGGCTGGTAACTCACTCATCTAGTGCCTCGTTTGCCAGTTCGTCGGCGTGGCTGTTTATTTCTCTCGGGACGTGCTCCAACGACCAGCGGTCGAACCCGGTCAGTAGTTCCCGAACCCGAACTCGGCGCTCCCGAAGCGTCGGCTCGTTGGCATCCCACTCGCCGCGAACCTGTTTGACGGTTAGCTGTGAGTCGCCCCGAAGGTCGACCTCGCTGATCCCGTAGTCGCGGGCGGCTTCGAGTGCGCGAATCAGCGCCTGGTACTCGGCGTCGTTGTTCGTGGTTTCACCGATTCGTGCGTTGCCTTCGGCGGCGATCCCGTCGCTGGTGACGATCACCCAGCCGACCGACGCCGGACCGGGATTTCCGCGGCAGGCCCCATCGAAGTAGACGTGTGCGCGGCCGCCGCCCTCTTCGAGCAGCATGGTAATCGAACTCGGGTCGGAACCCTGAACGACGACTTTGTCGTCGTAGGCGACCGCAACCGCGCCGTCGCGTTCGGCACGCCACTCCTCATGAGGGGTGTTTCCCGACCCGATGTCGACGCCTGCCTCCTGGAGGCGGTCGGCGGCGAGATCGGGATCACAGTCGACTGTTGGCATACAGTCGCTCGGTCAGCAACGATGAAAGGTGGTTCGTTCCTCCGGCGTCGACTGCTGGTACCCTGTAACTTTACAATGAGGACACAGATTACTATGTAAAGGGATGACACGGTCAACCCGCCAGCGTGCAGACAGTCAGACACAGCACAACAAGGGCGACACATCCGAGGAAATCGATCTGGATGACGTCGACCCCGAAGACGTCGTCCGAACGTCGGATGGCGAACTCATTCACGAAGAGACAGGGCTCATACTCGAAGACGATCAGATCGACCGCGGTCCCGAGTGGCGGGCGTTCACCCATTCGGAACGACAGGACAAATCCCGGGTCGGTGCCCCCACGACCAAAACGATGCACGACAAGGGGTTGACGACCACCATCGACTGGAAAAATCAAGATGCCTACGGACGGTCGCTGTCCTCGGAAAAGCGGAGTCAGATGCACCGACTCCGGAAATGGCAGGAGCGCATCCGGACCAAGGACGCCGGCGAGCGCAACCTCCAGTTCGCGCTCAGCGAGACCGACCGGATGGCCAGCGCACTGGGTGTCCCGCGGTCGGTACGAGAGGTCTCGTCGGTCATCTACCGGCAGGCACTCAACGAGGACCTGATTCGCGGGCGCTCCATCGAGGGCGTGTCGACGGCCGCGCTGTATGCGGCCTGTCGGAAGGAAGGCATCCCGCGAAGCCTCGAAGAGATCGCGGAGGTCTCCCGTGTCGAGCGCAAGGAGATCGGCCGGACCTACCGCTACATTTCCCAGGAACTCGGCCTCGAAATGCGGCCGGTCGACCCCAAACGGTACGTCCCCCGATTTAGCTCACAGTTGGATCTCAGCGAGGAAGTCCAAGCGAAAGCCAAAGAGATCATCGACACGACCGCCGAGCAGGGCCTGCTCTCGGGGAAGTCGCCGACCGGCTTTGCAGCGGCCGCGATCTACGCAGCCTCGCTGCTCTGCAACCAGAAGAAGACCCAACGCGAGGTTGCCGACGTTGCCCAAGTGACCGAAGTGACGATTCGGAACCGGTATCAAGAACAGATCGAAGCGATGGGTCTCTCCTGACGAGCCAAGGTTGAAGCCCTCTGGATTCCTCCCTGCTACTGAATGCGGCTCTCGGAGTTCATCGAGTACGAGGCTAACGACCGCGCCGAGCGTCGACGCCTCGCCAGCGAGAAATCCTACGAGATCCTCGACCGACTCGTAGTCGACGATCAGTTCGCCGAAATCGCCGACAACAACGAGTTCGGCAGCGTTTCACCGTCGATCTTCGTCGGTCGCGCAGGCTACCCAGAGGTCTCGACCGGCCTGCTGTCGCCGGTCGGTCAGGAGGCCGACGCCGACCAGTTCGCCACCAGTGGCGACTGGTACGATGAGGGCGTCTCGATCAGCGACGTGTTCGAGCGGCGAACCTCTCTTCTAAATGCCAGCCAGTCGACGCCGGTCGAGACGAACGTTCACGACGCATGGGACGGCTTTCTCGGCGTCCAGCGCGAAGTTGCGATTGCCGACCGGCCGGTTGGTATCGAAGTCGGCCTCAACGGTGGGCCGGAACTCGATCTGGGATTGTCGCCGGGCGACGTGTCGACGCCGACCGGTCCACGCGCCCCTGCGAAAGATGCCACGCTGACCGAGAACCCCCACGTCCCGCGCCCAGTGAAAAAGACGCTCGAAGACGACGACTGGGCGGCGACCGGCGCGATGAACTACCTCTACAATCGGGGGTTCGATGTCTACGAGATCAACACCATTCTTTCGGCGGGCGCACTCGGCCAGCAGGCAAACCGTCGACTCGTCCCCACGCGGTGGTCGATCACCGCAGTCGACGACACCATCGGCCAGTATCTCCACGGAAAACAGTCGACTGCGACCAGCGTCGACAGCGTTCAGGTCTGGCATAACGAATATTTGGGCAACAGTTTCTGGATCATTCTCGCCCCCGGCCAGTGGGAGTTTGAACTGGTCGAACTCAAAGCGCCCGGGAGTGTTTGGAATCCCGATCCAGAGGGTGGGATGTGGTTAGCCAGCGACTACGAAGGAGCCTCAGGGCGAACACAGTACGTCGACCAGACAGCGGGAGCCTACTACGCCGCTCGGCTGGCGGTGCTCGAACATCTGGATCAGGTGGGTCGACAGGCCAAAGTACTCGTCTTGCGGCACGTCTCCGACGACTACTGGGGACCAGTTGGTGTCTGGCAGGTCCGGGAGGCGATTCGCCACGCCTTCGACGGCGAACACGGCGACAGCGAGACGTTCGACGAAGCGGTAGCCGAAATCGTCTCACTGCTCCCGGTGTCGATGGCCGACCTTCGGCGGCAGTCGACGCTGGTGGCGGGTCGACAGTCCGGGCTGGACGCGTTCTTATAAAATCAGTCCCATGTAACCCACAGCAGGAACCCGAGGGCGACCGTCTGAAAGACGTGGAGCACGATGTTCGCGGTCCACGCCTGAGGTGGCATATCGGTCGCAAACCACGAGGCGAGCACCGGATGAAGCACGTAAAAGTACAGCGTCAGGCCGTTCTGGGCGAGCAGCACGGCTCCGAAGACCGCCAGTCCGATGGCGTGTTTCGATCTGAACGTCCGGTAGTTCCGGAACCAGATAGCTGTCAGTACGAACAGCATGAGCACGTTCAACAAGACGCTGACGCGTGCGATAGCTATCCAGTCGATCATCCGCCTCGGCCCCCCGTGTGCATCGTCCCTGTCATAGTGGTAGTTCCTCCGCGATCTCCTCGATGAGGTCCCAGTTCCGTTCGGCCCCCTCTGTCGGAGAGTAGACCGCGCCGTAGTTGTCGCCCGTTTTCTTGAGTATCCCGTGTTTCTGGAGGACATCCAAGTGATGACGGATCGTCGAGTAATCGAGCTCCAGTGTCTCGGCAAGTTGGTTCGCGTTCCGCGGCCGTTCGTCGACCGCCCGCAGGATGCGGACGCGGTTCGGACCTCCCCGGGTACCGGTCAACACGTACCACAGGACGGCCTCCATGCAAGCACGGTGGTGTGGGACGCGCCTAAATATGTCGTTACGCTGTACTCCTCGATTGATTACTCGGCGTCGACGACGAGATCGAGGTCGAATGGCTCGTCGGCCGGGGCGTCGTCCGGAGCAAGATAGCCGACTGCGAAGCCGGAGTAGACCACGCCGGCCTCAGGTGCGACATCGAAGGTGGCGACGACATCGCCATCGTTGTTCTCGGTCGCAGGCCGGACTTCGAGTTCGTACTCGCCCGGGGGTACCTCGACGGCTCCGGCCGCCCCGAATGGAACATCGGTGAAGAGGGCATCGCCACCCGCAGTCACGTCGACGTTCGGCGCGTCGGGCGCGGCGTGGACCAACCTGATCCGGGCGTTGTCACCCGGGTCCGAGACGTCGTCCTCGTAGACCTCGACCGCGAACGGCTGATTCTCGTCGGTGAGTTCGCCGACTGCCGCCACGGTAAACTCACCGGCTGGGACTTCGAGTGCCTCGTCGAAGACGACCGTCTCAATGTCGCCTGCGGCGGTGATCATGACATCGTACGTGCCTGCGGTGAGTTCGAGATAGTCGCTGACCGTCCGGTAGGGGACGTCTTCGAGCACCGCATCGCCGTCGAGATAGACGTCGACGTTCGGCGCGTCGGGCGAAAGATGGGCGACCCGGAGACTGGCGTCCATTTCCCCTTCGGAGCCGTCCATCTCGTCCTCGGATTCGTTCATCTCGTCATCCGATCCATCCATCTCCTCGTCGCTGGAATCGTCGGTCGACCCCGAATCGGCTCCGCCACCCATACACCCAGCAAGGGAACCAACTACAGCTACGCCACCAACCGACTTCAGTACCGTTCGTCACTTTTGGTTTGACATGTGCGTCTCTACCGACGGTGAGCGGCCTCATGAACTATTTCCGGAGTCTCTCGGGGGTCGCGCCCGGATCAGGCCCCTGTTCGACCGAACTCTCTCCCAAATTCGACCCGAAACCGACAGCATGATTCCAATTGAGAAGTAGCTACGCGCCGTCGTATTCGAAAAGAAAGCGATCAGACTGGGTTAGGCTGGTTTGTTTTCCAGCTGTTCGAAGACGGTTTCGACCATCTTTCCGGTCTCGTCAATAATATCATCGAGTTCCTCGTCATCGGTCGACATCCCGAGCAATCGCGCAATTTTCATGATACTGACGTGGTAGACACGCTGGACGCCCGGTTCAGCCTGCCAGATCACCATATTACAGGGAAACAGCGCGCCGATCTTGCCGCCGGTAGCGTCGAGGGCTCGGTCGGCCATCTTCGGGTTGCAGGCCCCCAACACGTAGTAGGGCTCGCGGTCGGCGTCGACCTTCTCGTTGAGCATCTTCGAGGGCGAAAACTCCGCGGGGAAGCCGAAGCCAGCCTCCTCGCAGACCGCCCGCACGTACTGGATGGCCTCCTCGTGATCCATTTCGAGGGTTGCCTGTTGCTCGCCGAAATCCTCGGGGTCGACCGTTGCGGGATCAAATGGCAGTGACATACCACTCCCTACGGGGCGGGAGTCAAAAAGGAACGTGGGACTACTCGGTGGCGACCGGTTCGCGACCGATGACGTCGAAGACGGCATTGACGAACGTCTGTCGACGGTCGAAGTAGGTGGTTTCGACCGATTCGAGGACCGCCTCAACGGTCTCCGGGCCATCTGGCGTTCGAATTTCGGTGTCGCCGACCTTCTCGACGATATCGCTGTGTGTCTGGGGCCACGTGAGTCGGGCGGCGACGCGAGCGATTGGCGCACCCTCGACGGCCCGATCGTCGCCGAGCGGGACCGTGGGTTCCGAGTCGGCTTCCTCGTCGTCTGACATGGCTCATAGTTCGTTGCGGTCTGCCTAATGCTTTCGATATCTGCGACCCGCCCAGAGGACCGATTATACAGACGAGATACAAGACAGATAGTCCGATATATCAAGCAAATACATCTCGTACGGCGACTGTCTGACATACTGTTTTGTATCCGCGATACATAGCCGGCAACATGACCGATCTATCGGAGGCCTACGAAGGGAGTGTCGCCTCGCAGCAGGGGCGGCACCGGCTCTATCTGGGCGTTGGCCTCTTTCTCGCGGGCGCGGTACTGCTGCTGGCGGGAATCGTTATCGCGGGCTCCGGGCTGTTGACGTCGCAGGGCTACTCGCTCGGTGAAACGCGGTGGCTCGGCGGCATCCTCGGCGGGATCGGCCTCCCGGCAGTCATCCTCGGTGTGTTTACCATCCTCCCGGCCAGTCGACGAACCCGGTCGGCCGCGCTCATCGGGGCCTCGCTGTCGCTGTTCGGCGTCGCCATCTTTTCACATGCCTACCCCTGCCAGTGGATCGGGACGACCTGTGCGAACCCCGGCATCGATCTCACGCTCCCGACCGCCGGCATCTACACCATCGGCACGCTGACGACAATCGGCTGTCTGCTTGTCGGCATTGCTAACTTCAAAATCCGCAACAACCCCGGCGGCACCGTCACGATGGAGGTCACCCGACAAGGCGAGACCAAGACTGTCGAGGTCCAAGAGGCAAACGGTGGTGGCCTCGGCGGCATCGGCTTCTTCGGTTCGACACCCGACGGCGAGGTCGACACCCAGACCAATTCGGGCCCACAACACCAAGCAGTCGACACGCCGACCAGCGACGGTGGTGCGACAGCCAATTCGATCAGTTCGCCGCTCGACAGCAGTCAGACAGCCAGCGGTACCCAACCCGATGCCACCGGCGTCGACCATATCGGTCCGGGCTCGCCAAGCCAGTCAGCCGGCGAGACGCCGACCGAATCCTCGGTCGACCGCTACTGTGGGAGCTGTGTCCAATTTAAATACGTCCGCACCGATTCCGGAATCCGCCCCTACTGCGCCCATCACGACGAACTGATGGACGATATGGATGCCTGCGACGATTGGCAGTCGCGCTGACCGGGATCGCCTACTTATAAACAATCACCGGTTAC
This sequence is a window from Halohasta litchfieldiae. Protein-coding genes within it:
- a CDS encoding DUF5789 family protein — protein: MSDDEEADSEPTVPLGDDRAVEGAPIARVAARLTWPQTHSDIVEKVGDTEIRTPDGPETVEAVLESVETTYFDRRQTFVNAVFDVIGREPVATE
- a CDS encoding winged helix-turn-helix domain-containing protein; its protein translation is MEAVLWYVLTGTRGGPNRVRILRAVDERPRNANQLAETLELDYSTIRHHLDVLQKHGILKKTGDNYGAVYSPTEGAERNWDLIEEIAEELPL
- a CDS encoding inorganic diphosphatase encodes the protein MTNLWKTLETGPDAPETIHAVVECLKGDRNKYEYDKDIPAVVLDRVLHSNVHYPSDYGFIPRTWYDDDDPLDVLVLVKDQTFPGCVVEARPVALMKMDDSGEQDDKVIAVPTEDPRYDHIEDLADLPQQKQDEITEFFSTYKNLEDGKEAEILGWEDKQAAVDAIEHSQELYDEKF
- a CDS encoding SDR family oxidoreductase, which translates into the protein MQPKTVLITGCSSGIGRATALAFNEEGWTVYATARDPADIEALEDTGCKTDRLDVTSQDDVDRVVDRILDEEGVITCLVNNAGFGQFGPVEDIPVEQVEKQYEVNVYGPHRLIRAVLPHMRREESGTIINISSVAGRVSFPGGGTYCGSKFALEAMSDALRAEVEQFGIDVVLIEPGPVQTNFSDRAGDEVDAAERSEAYDDFYGMFDDTEAIGGDGPGAVSPQRVAEDIVNAASATKPVPRVPVGTVARVSVLARFIPDTVRDKLWSLVRKVT
- a CDS encoding DUF7139 domain-containing protein, whose protein sequence is MTDLSEAYEGSVASQQGRHRLYLGVGLFLAGAVLLLAGIVIAGSGLLTSQGYSLGETRWLGGILGGIGLPAVILGVFTILPASRRTRSAALIGASLSLFGVAIFSHAYPCQWIGTTCANPGIDLTLPTAGIYTIGTLTTIGCLLVGIANFKIRNNPGGTVTMEVTRQGETKTVEVQEANGGGLGGIGFFGSTPDGEVDTQTNSGPQHQAVDTPTSDGGATANSISSPLDSSQTASGTQPDATGVDHIGPGSPSQSAGETPTESSVDRYCGSCVQFKYVRTDSGIRPYCAHHDELMDDMDACDDWQSR
- a CDS encoding DUF7108 family protein; its protein translation is MSELPADTVEDAERLTKLARQVGNSDEADAYRQRREEALAAHAYTARVREEDETLVLYPDEWLDDGTVVLDRIEDTDRAVEIPLGDAHDEGTFEEIEAHNDALVEAVAEEYDPEHAENVRAFADFMGNHYLARVDSATDEQIEEFTTEYYERNAWPDKKQQEVVETSLEHVFAVSEADCPSPASE
- a CDS encoding rhomboid family intramembrane serine protease, whose protein sequence is MAKCDACGADENMPYQCRRCGQTFCAAHRLPENHDCPGLDDWDDPSGVFDSGFDDSVESGGRTSKARGMVDKLTGTGGPLSYFRGNMAYTLLGLMWITFLLQLIVNVLFGPAVFTAVFTLSPAHPEYLWTWITSIFSHGGLYHLAANSIALFFFGPIVERYTGSKKFLLLFLGAGMAAGLGHVGVALLTGDYTPVLGASGAVFAILGVLTILNPDMKVLLFFVLPIPLYILTFGFAAISVLFLIDPSAAGTVGMGDVAHFAHLVGLVIGLWYGRKLKGEVRVPNQLQFGGRGGGGRRRF
- the nreA gene encoding DNA repair protein NreA, which codes for MRLSEFIEYEANDRAERRRLASEKSYEILDRLVVDDQFAEIADNNEFGSVSPSIFVGRAGYPEVSTGLLSPVGQEADADQFATSGDWYDEGVSISDVFERRTSLLNASQSTPVETNVHDAWDGFLGVQREVAIADRPVGIEVGLNGGPELDLGLSPGDVSTPTGPRAPAKDATLTENPHVPRPVKKTLEDDDWAATGAMNYLYNRGFDVYEINTILSAGALGQQANRRLVPTRWSITAVDDTIGQYLHGKQSTATSVDSVQVWHNEYLGNSFWIILAPGQWEFELVELKAPGSVWNPDPEGGMWLASDYEGASGRTQYVDQTAGAYYAARLAVLEHLDQVGRQAKVLVLRHVSDDYWGPVGVWQVREAIRHAFDGEHGDSETFDEAVAEIVSLLPVSMADLRRQSTLVAGRQSGLDAFL
- a CDS encoding DUF4397 domain-containing protein is translated as MGGGADSGSTDDSSDEEMDGSDDEMNESEDEMDGSEGEMDASLRVAHLSPDAPNVDVYLDGDAVLEDVPYRTVSDYLELTAGTYDVMITAAGDIETVVFDEALEVPAGEFTVAAVGELTDENQPFAVEVYEDDVSDPGDNARIRLVHAAPDAPNVDVTAGGDALFTDVPFGAAGAVEVPPGEYELEVRPATENNDGDVVATFDVAPEAGVVYSGFAVGYLAPDDAPADEPFDLDLVVDAE
- a CDS encoding DUF302 domain-containing protein, whose translation is MSLPFDPATVDPEDFGEQQATLEMDHEEAIQYVRAVCEEAGFGFPAEFSPSKMLNEKVDADREPYYVLGACNPKMADRALDATGGKIGALFPCNMVIWQAEPGVQRVYHVSIMKIARLLGMSTDDEELDDIIDETGKMVETVFEQLENKPA
- a CDS encoding endonuclease V, whose product is MHPVRPDLVPDPTLSRSTMEELQREIAAEAEFTDRLSFDPATVTQSTESLTSTDSTQSTLTSAENPAPTANQESPIIAGVDQAFVDDTAISAIVALRDGDIIERTHAVTELSVPYIPGLLSFREGEAIVEAFATLDCEPDLACFDGSGRIHYRQAGLATHMGVVFDIPAIGIAKSLLCGEPWESVENRPEGWRTPIEATGRVDCPAGTIIGYAYQSRQYESGSRHINPLYVSPGHRVSAETTVDLVAALGGGYKLPEPTRLADSYADEVKSDR
- the rnhA gene encoding ribonuclease HI, translating into MPTVDCDPDLAADRLQEAGVDIGSGNTPHEEWRAERDGAVAVAYDDKVVVQGSDPSSITMLLEEGGGRAHVYFDGACRGNPGPASVGWVIVTSDGIAAEGNARIGETTNNDAEYQALIRALEAARDYGISEVDLRGDSQLTVKQVRGEWDANEPTLRERRVRVRELLTGFDRWSLEHVPREINSHADELANEALDE
- a CDS encoding PadR family transcriptional regulator, translated to MSEAQSVSDELDLARDLTAFQQNILVILSEEPRYGLAIKRELEDYYGTEVNHGRLYPNLDDLVEMDLVEKSELDKRTNQYELTELGYKAILGQFEWKLSKFVTDHDRAQDIYDLVDALK
- a CDS encoding transcription initiation factor IIB; translation: MTRSTRQRADSQTQHNKGDTSEEIDLDDVDPEDVVRTSDGELIHEETGLILEDDQIDRGPEWRAFTHSERQDKSRVGAPTTKTMHDKGLTTTIDWKNQDAYGRSLSSEKRSQMHRLRKWQERIRTKDAGERNLQFALSETDRMASALGVPRSVREVSSVIYRQALNEDLIRGRSIEGVSTAALYAACRKEGIPRSLEEIAEVSRVERKEIGRTYRYISQELGLEMRPVDPKRYVPRFSSQLDLSEEVQAKAKEIIDTTAEQGLLSGKSPTGFAAAAIYAASLLCNQKKTQREVADVAQVTEVTIRNRYQEQIEAMGLS